Proteins encoded by one window of Filimonas effusa:
- a CDS encoding M16 family metallopeptidase: MINRKKSPAIHDAVEFDLKLKACDHFTLDNGVHVYAVDAGAQEVMQLEWVFYAGNCFEDQNIVAATTNFLLKNGTSTKSAFEINEHFEFYGAYLNRHCYNETATVTLHCLTKHLPVLLPEVAALFTSAEIPEEELAIYKQNQKQRLEVNLKKCDFVANRLIDEYLFGLEHPYGKYSSTKDYDALERDQLKAFYKRFYTEGKCIMFVAGKLPANLQEQLNNAFGQLPFRQSGLPVITYPGTPATEKKYNIINDNDGVQGAIRMAIPFPNRHHPDFIKVQVLNNIFGGFFGSRLMSNIREDKGYTYGIHSYLQNHIHQSAWMISTEAGRDVCAATIEEVYKEMLRLTNEPVEKDELDLVRNYMMGSILGDLDGPFQIIGRWKNYVLNNLTDAYFYNSLETIRSITAEELQELAKKYLVPETFYELVVV, encoded by the coding sequence ATGATAAACAGAAAAAAAAGTCCTGCTATACACGATGCTGTAGAGTTCGACCTGAAATTGAAAGCCTGCGATCATTTTACACTCGACAATGGTGTTCATGTTTACGCCGTTGACGCAGGAGCGCAGGAAGTAATGCAACTGGAATGGGTATTTTATGCAGGCAATTGTTTTGAAGATCAGAATATAGTAGCTGCAACCACCAATTTTCTGCTGAAGAACGGAACCTCTACCAAATCGGCATTTGAAATAAACGAACATTTTGAGTTTTACGGAGCTTATCTTAACCGTCATTGTTATAACGAAACAGCTACCGTTACTTTACATTGCCTTACCAAACACCTGCCTGTATTGCTGCCTGAAGTAGCGGCTCTTTTTACTTCTGCCGAAATCCCGGAAGAAGAGCTTGCCATTTATAAGCAGAATCAAAAGCAGCGCCTGGAAGTAAATCTCAAGAAATGTGATTTTGTCGCCAACAGGCTTATCGATGAATACCTGTTTGGCCTGGAGCATCCTTATGGTAAATATTCTTCTACAAAGGATTATGATGCGCTGGAACGTGATCAGCTGAAAGCTTTTTATAAACGGTTTTATACAGAGGGCAAATGCATCATGTTTGTTGCAGGTAAACTGCCTGCGAACTTACAGGAACAGTTGAACAATGCTTTTGGCCAGCTGCCTTTCAGGCAAAGCGGGCTGCCCGTAATTACCTACCCTGGCACGCCGGCGACAGAAAAGAAATACAATATCATTAATGATAACGACGGGGTGCAGGGCGCTATTCGCATGGCCATACCTTTCCCTAACAGACACCACCCCGATTTCATTAAAGTACAGGTGCTCAATAACATCTTCGGCGGCTTCTTCGGCTCCAGGCTCATGAGCAATATCAGGGAGGATAAAGGATACACGTATGGTATTCATAGTTATCTTCAGAACCATATTCATCAAAGTGCCTGGATGATAAGCACAGAAGCCGGGCGCGATGTTTGTGCAGCTACTATAGAAGAGGTTTATAAAGAAATGCTGCGCCTGACTAACGAGCCTGTTGAAAAAGACGAACTCGACCTCGTCCGGAACTACATGATGGGTAGCATTCTTGGCGATCTCGACGGGCCTTTCCAGATTATCGGCCGCTGGAAGAATTATGTTTTAAATAATCTTACAGATGCGTATTTTTATAATAGCCTCGAAACAATCCGTAGCATAACAGCCGAAGAGTTGCAGG
- a CDS encoding M16 family metallopeptidase, which translates to MINYNRFVLDNGLRVLVHEDTSTPMAVVNIMYDVGARDENPAKTGFAHLFEHLMFGGSVNIPDYDEPLQRAGGENNAYTTNDLTNYYCQLPAQNLETAFWLESDRMLSLAFGKKSLDVQRKVVCEEFKEHYINKPYGDVGHKLRHLSYTTHPYRWMTIGDELSHIENATLDDVKQFFFKHYRPVNAILSVAGNVKTEEVKKLAEKWFGDIPMGEKYVRQLPQEPVQTAGRRLEVDANVPLDALYRTWHMEGRLDRGYYVADLITEVLGGGASSRLYQSLVKEQKLFSNLECHHFGTIDPGLLAIEGKLVKGVKLEDASKAVDEQLQQICESLVAESELQKVKNKTESIITFEDMSVMSRANSLAFYELLGDASLMNKELSRYQDITAEELQQYSRTIFDEKNGNTLFYHSNNN; encoded by the coding sequence ATGATCAATTATAATCGCTTTGTTCTCGATAATGGCTTAAGAGTGCTGGTACATGAAGACACCTCTACGCCAATGGCTGTGGTGAATATTATGTACGACGTAGGCGCCAGGGACGAAAACCCGGCTAAAACAGGCTTCGCCCACTTGTTTGAACACCTCATGTTTGGAGGGAGTGTGAATATTCCCGACTACGACGAACCGCTGCAAAGGGCAGGAGGGGAGAATAACGCCTATACTACCAACGACCTTACCAATTACTATTGCCAGCTGCCGGCCCAGAACCTGGAAACCGCTTTCTGGCTCGAAAGTGACCGCATGCTTAGCCTGGCCTTTGGCAAAAAAAGCCTGGATGTACAGCGTAAGGTGGTATGCGAAGAATTTAAAGAGCACTATATTAATAAACCCTATGGCGACGTAGGGCATAAACTGCGTCATCTTTCCTATACTACCCATCCCTACCGCTGGATGACCATAGGCGATGAATTAAGCCACATAGAAAATGCTACGCTCGACGATGTAAAGCAGTTTTTCTTCAAACATTACCGCCCGGTTAACGCTATCCTTTCGGTAGCAGGCAATGTGAAAACAGAAGAGGTAAAAAAACTCGCGGAGAAATGGTTTGGCGATATCCCTATGGGCGAAAAATATGTTCGCCAGCTCCCCCAGGAGCCGGTTCAAACCGCCGGCCGCAGGCTGGAGGTTGATGCCAACGTTCCGCTCGATGCACTCTACCGCACCTGGCATATGGAAGGACGGCTCGACAGAGGCTATTATGTCGCCGACCTCATCACCGAAGTACTCGGGGGAGGCGCTTCTTCAAGGCTTTACCAGTCGCTCGTAAAAGAACAGAAACTGTTCAGCAATCTCGAATGCCACCATTTTGGCACCATTGACCCGGGATTACTGGCGATAGAAGGAAAACTGGTAAAAGGCGTAAAACTCGAAGATGCATCCAAAGCAGTGGATGAACAGTTACAACAGATCTGTGAATCGCTGGTCGCTGAATCTGAACTCCAGAAAGTGAAGAACAAAACAGAAAGTATTATCACTTTCGAAGATATGTCGGTCATGAGCCGTGCCAACAGCCTCGCGTTTTATGAACTGCTGGGCGACGCAAGTCTTATGAATAAAGAATTAAGCAGGTACCAGGACATCACAGCCGAAGAACTGCAACAGTACAGCCGCACCATTTTTGACGAAAAGAATGGCAATACGCTGTTTTATCACAGTAACAATAATTAA